Within the Microtus ochrogaster isolate Prairie Vole_2 linkage group LG2, MicOch1.0, whole genome shotgun sequence genome, the region aaaatgtagagctcaataaaaaaaaaaaacaaacttttgttAGCCAAGTAAGGACAGTAATGCAAAAAATCTGATTAGCAAAAGCAACAAACATCACTGTAGAAGTTAGGTGCAGAGGTGCTCACCCTTAAAtgattgctgctgctgctgctgctgctgctgtttggctttttgagacagggtctcaggttgcctaggctggtcttgaactcactatgtagctgaagttTTCATTAAAGCGCCCATGTGCTGCCTCTTGCCTTTTCTGctagtaaaggtgtgtgccactgtgacCAGTTTCACCATTTGGCTAGTAAATAGTTttgtgagttttaaaaaaatgtatttttaattacatgtatttatgtgtatgggtatatgtatgtgagtgcctgggcaggccagaagaggccataaGATTCCCTGGATACCACCCTACAGTCCTCTGTAGGAGCCAACCAGGTTTTCAGTCACTGGgctttctctccagcctggttTTGCCTGTGTTTTGAATTGGGCTGTAGGAACCAGGACATCAGAGCCAGCATGAGttactccagaagagggcactgtcaCCTAAGAACTGTCTGGAAGCTGCTGAGAAGCCCCTGAGGCTTCAGGAAGAGAGGCCCTGTGAGAGACAGGGTGCCCCCTTTCTTGCTTTATAGCTTCCTCACCCCTGGTAGGCAACAgcctctttcctgtttcctgtctcctCAAGTCTGTAGCTTCAGATAAGGCCCTTCCTGTTGTTTCCAGAACAGAGCCCACATATCCCAGTAGCATGTTTGCTAATTACATTCAGCGATAGGTTCGCAAGCTAAGAACATACACAGTGTAGTTTAACAGCACACCGGCATGGCAATCTACTATTGAGCTAGTGTAATTTCAACTACTATCaataatttgattaaaaaagGTGCAGGGGGATGCGGGGGAGACACGGGACTGGGGTAGGGGATAACTGAAGAGAAGGTGACTTCTATTAATAGTACTTGTTCTtttgaggtggtggtggtgctcatgtctttaatcccagaacttgagaggcagaggccaggagagctctgagttcaagaccagcctggtctacagagtgagtttcagtatggccaaggctgttacatagagaaatcctgtctcaaaagcagaaCAACAGAAAAGCATAGGTGTTCTTAGAGAAGATCAGGGGCCAATTCCCACCACTCAGCTGTAGAcagactcacagctgtctgtgactccagttccaaaggatctggcaCCCCCCTCTGTCTAAGgacaccaggtatgcatgtggtaaGCACAATAATCGTGTgtaaaacattcatatgcataaatcTAAAGAGTTTTTTAAAGTGTGCatgtgtagccgggcggtggtagcacacgcctttaatcccagcactcgggaggcagaggcaggcggatctctgtgagttcaaggccagcctggtctacagagctagttccaggacaggNNNNNNNNNNNNNNNNNNNNNNNNNNNNNNNNNNNNNNNNNNNNNNNNNNNNNNNNNNNNNNNNNNNNNNNNNNNNNNNNNNNNNNNNNNNNNNNNNNNNNNNNNNNNNNNNNNNNNNNNNNNNNNNNNNNNNNNNNNNNNNNNNNNNNNNNNNNNNNNNNNNNNNNNNNNNNNNNNNNNNNNNNNNNNNNNNNNNNNNNNNNNNNNNNNNNNNNNNNNNNNNNNNNNNNNNNNNNNNNNNNNNNNNNNNNNNNNNNNNNNNNNNNNNNNNNNNNNNNNNNNNNNNNNNNNNNNNNNNNNNNNNNNNNNNNNNNNNNNNNNNNNNNNNNNNNNNNNNNNNNNNNNNNNNNNNNNNNNNNNNNNNNNNNNNNNNNNNNNNNNNNNNNNNNNNNNNNNNNNNNNNNNNNNNNNNNNNNNNNNNNNNNNNNNNNNNNNNNNNNNNNNNNNNNNNNNNNNNNNNNNNNNNNNNNNNNNNNNNNNNNNNNNNNNNNNNNNNNNNNNNNNNNNNNNNNNNNNNNNNNNNNNNNNNNNNNNNNNNNNNNNNNNNNNNNNNNNNNNNNNNNNNNNNNNNNNNNNNNNNNNNNNNNNNNNNNNNNNNNNNNNNNNNNNNNNNNNNNNNNNNNNNNNNNNNNNNNNNNNNNNNNNNNNNNNNNNNNNNNNNNNNNNNNNNNNNNNNNNNNNNNNNNNNNNNNNNNNNNNNNNNNNNNNNNNNNNNNNNNNNNNNNNNNNNNNNNNNNNNNNNNNNNNNNNNNNNNNNNNNNNNNNNNNNNNNNNNNNNNNNNNNNNNNNNNNNNNNNNNNNNNNNNNNNNNNNNNNNNNNNNNNNNNNNNNNNNNNNNNNNNNNNNNNNNNNNNNNNNNNNNNNNNNNNNNNNNNNNNNNNNNNNNNNNNNNNNNNNNNNNNNNNNNNNNNaaaaaaaaaaaaaaaagaaatcccgtGAATTGGGGGTGATTTATGGGCTCGTAAGAAATTCAATCTTGGTGAGAGACATGATGcctttaattttcaaataaatttcctTGATGCAATGACACCTCATTGAGGGTGAGTTTGGGGTGGTAATTTCATAATGATCAAGTTCCTCTCCTTTATCTACcatcacagggcagggcaccatCCAGACACATTGATAATGGAATATATTACTTTGTACAAATCTACTTAGTGTGTGTTAATGGCACTACAGAAGATATTTCTTAAATTGggccatggtggtacacacctttaatcccagcattcaggaggcagaggcaggagaccagcctggtctacaagagctagttccaggacagtctccaaagctacagagaaaccctgtctcaaaaaaccaaaacaccaaaaaaaaaaaaaaaaaaaaagaaagaaagacatacattTCTTTCAATAGTGACACTCGTCACCAGCAGCACTAAGAAGAAGGGATAGTGGAGGTGTAATGGCAGGCTCCAGTGGGAACGTCCACCTCCAAGGCGTAGAAGAACCCTTGATAGGTCTAccattttccctcccttccttccttttgaggCAGAacctcatgaagcccaggctagtctcaaagtTGGCATAGCAAAGGATGAcctatgaccttgaacttctaggGCTCCTGCTTCCACTTTGCGAAgagctggggcttgaacccaggaccctccagtgccaggcaagcactccaccgtATGAGCTTCAATCCTCAACGCCCtcaaatttctttccattttccagttTCTTCGATCCACTTGGCTGTAATCCAGTAGAAAAGCTGATTTTAGAACTATCCTAGCTCCCCCCGGGACGTAGTATATCTGATATAATCTCTATACATAGATTAACAAACTCACCATCCGTAAATGATTTTGTTGCTATTAAATATGCTACTATATAGCCAGCTTTTACCGTAGAATCTGATCTCACTTTTTTAAGAATGTTGAGGGAAGGGCCTTGATTCATTCCTTTTCACCGTGTTCTCCTTCCAACACAACCCTTGTGCACACCCAATTTGGCAGCACAGTTTGTAAAATGccttttaagtctttgaaaacatGGCAAGTTCTCTATAAACTAAACAGAGTGTCTTACTACTATAGACACAGACATTAGACATCTGCCCACTTTTCACttggaggaatttttttttgtcttattttgttttcctttttggaatGAATGTGACATTTTTAGTAAACACggctaaaaaaaaacaaaaacaaaaacaaaaccaaaatcaaaaaacccTGATGATGTAGGAGGTTCGGCACAGTGGAGGAAGGACCTTGAGAGCCCAAGGCCTGCCTCTTGCACTGGAACCATGACTGCGATATATTTGACCACACAGCCATCAGGTGAGCTGCTTCTCAGCCACCACGTCTTCATATTCATCTGGATTTCACTTAGTGAAGTCTTTCTTGGAGACATGGTGGCCAGGGGACTGAAGCTGTAGGGCTTTGGCCATGTGGTCCTTATTCATTCTGCAGTTCGATCCGAATGAACATAATGCCCTGGGCAATGTGGACTCTGGCCATGGTGCTCTGTGACTTCCCAAAAGACATGGACCTTGGTCTGAGGAGCCTATGAAACCAGAATCATGGATATTCACCAGAAATCCGTCTCAAATGCCCcttaaagcaacacatacaagCAATGGGTTGCATACATTTCTTTGTAGTCATTACACACACGGTCTCCGAGCTGTAGGGAACCACAGGTCTACGGACACAGGAGTTCTAGATATCCTTAGTCAACCCCATTTGGGGCCATTTGATTACCTACAGGCAGGCTGGAAAAAAGACCCTGGGCAGCGACGACCCAGGGAAGGATTCCTCTGAGAAATGGGCAACACATTGTATCAGTTCTTTCCGACAATGCTTTAATCTCCAAGTGTCTGTGCAGCCCTTTGTTCTCTGGGTTTTGTGTGAAATCTACTTAACCTGAGCATTCCACATTCCTGTGGCTGATGAGAATGGCACTATATGTATTGGAGAAACCGATCAaggaaaattaaagttaataacaTTTAGttagaaaatgataaatgatttcatgtttcttttattgaaaaaccacaaaaatttcTAGTAAAAGGCACTGAAAACTGCTTTAAAAtggtaaaaaggaagaaagtaattAGAATACAATATGGTGGGGTTAATAATAGCACATATGTTCAGCTTTAGAGGATCCTTACATATCCAGTTCCTAAGAGTTCTCCAAAGTCAGTTAAAATTTTAATCCTGACATGGTggtttatgcctgtaatcccagcactccagaaccAGAGACAGGGGGATTACCCAtcgagatccaggccagcctgatctacagtgtaATACCACATCtgaaatacatttgtttttaagttagacGTTTATAACTGGGGTTAGTTGAAGCAAGGAACTGGATGTGAGTGTTTGCCTCTTCTTTATGCCGTCACAGTTCTGCAGAAAATTCTGTCTTCTCTTAAATCCATCCAAAACGGCTGAATTATTAGATGCCAGGCTCTGGGTCCTAAAGACATTAAAAGGGACAGGATTACTGTCTTCCAAAGGGACCTGGGATGCCACTCAGGGCACTGTCATTTCGTGTTAGTTTGAAGCTTTATTAACACTAAGCCATACTTAACAAATCTAAGGTAGCCTTTCAAAACCAAGCCCGTTCTTCACAGCTGAAAAGCCACACAATAGCACCCTAGTTATTTGACAGGTACTTTCAAAGAAGTTTATGTTTTCTGAACATGGGTTCTCAAACCTCGCATCAAGTGTCAAACCTAGTGCCTGCTAGCCAGAAACATCTATCTCCCTAGTGGAATCAGTTTATCAGGTATAGCATCTTTCTTTTGGGAAGTCACAGGAAGGGGATAATGTTCTTGCTCTGGGGACTATGAGCCATGTCCTTCCTTATCTAGCCCCACTTGTCTTGCTCCAGGACATCTGTTAAGTGCGTATCCTACTGCCAAGATGCGCCCGCAACTGCACCAGTAatttggtggtggttttgttttgttgtgcttgggctgaactcaggacctcctgcatgctgggcaagtgctctctATCTAGCTGCCCATCACTCTGAATCCTACACATCTTTGACAGTTGGGAAGAATCAGTGTGTGTTCTTCAGTTCAGCTTGTCTGTGTTAACTTTGTACTTCTCTTCAAACAAAGTACCAACTATGTCTTGTTCATCTGACCTTAATCCTGAGCATCACAGCATAGAGTTGACGTTCAAAtgctgttttccttctccttcttaaTATCGGTAATGATTATAAGCCTCTTAAGAAACCCACAGCAtgatcagttttaaaaaatggctctcttggggctggagagatggctcagtggttaagagcactgactgctcttctagaggtcctgagttcaattcccagcaaccacatggtggctcacaaccatccataatgagatctggtgccctcttctggcctgcaggcatacatgcagacagaacactgtatactaaataaataaataaactttattaaaaaaatggctctctgctcttgcagaggagctgaaTTCAATTCCAAATACCCATGTGAGACAGCCCACGAGTACCTGTCACTTAGGTTCCAGTGGATCTTAGGCTTCTAGTCTCTTGAGGGCActcacactcatgtacatacacacacacacacacacacacacacacacacacacacacacacacactgcacattattaaaaaaatacagaacagCAAGAAGTTGGGCCAGCAAGACAGCTAAGCGTTTAAAACTGTGTGCCATGAAGGCCTAATGATCCTTGTTTGATatccaaaacccacataaaaaagcccAAGGCTCTCagccagccagtggtggcacaagcaagcgtttaatcccagcactccagaggcagaaggagatagATCTCTGACTTCGAGGCCAACTTTGtctaaaagtgagttccagaacaaccagggctgttacagagaaaacctgccttgaaccccaccccccaccaaaaGCCCACAGGCCTTAACTGAAATGCCAGCAGTCCCGGGGCGAGCTGGGAAGTGGGGACAGAATAATTGGTCAGCAGACAGCGCAGGGGCAGAAACAAAAGAGTGCctcaaggtggaaggagagaacgtgGCTCCCCCAAAGTAGTCCTCTTACTTCCACATGAACACTGTATATACACAGATGAACATGCACGTACAAACACATGTAAAAACTTCTTTATGGGATTggttagatcagtggttctcaacctttcccatgttgtgatcctttaatagagttcctcacaTGTGGGAccccccccaactataaaattattttcattgctacttcataactgtaatgttttctgatggccttgtgaaagggttgtttgactccCAAAGTGGTCTCTGCTCACATGTTGAGAACTAATAGGACAGATGGTTCAGCtattaaaagcactggctccagcctggcggtggtggcacactcctttaatcccagtactcgggaggcagaggcgggtgtaTCTCTGAGATTACAAAAAGAAACCCactggcttctcttgcagaggacccaaatttggttcccagcacccacacagcagctcataaccatccagGGATCTGCTGCTCTCCTCCGGCCTCTGTGGAAACCAGCACACCTGTGGTGCTCAACACCTGTGGTGCtcagacatgcaggcaaagcacccatacatacACAGTTTTCCTCaattaaaaaagaggaaattaagctgggcagtggtggcgcacgcctttaatcccagtacttgggaggcagaggcaggcagatctctatgagttcaagaccagcctggtctacagagtgagttccaggacaggctgctgagctgcacagtgagaccccatctcaaaggagtaaaataagtgaaaacaaaaagCTGTGGGACAGCCGGGTGCCTGCTGGGCTCACGCTCAGGCAGCCGGACACTGCGCCCACACTCGGGGAACGGCACTGCTCACTTCACTTTTTCCGTTTCGTTCCGTCCAGGAGCCCAGCCCATGGGACAGTGCTGCCCACAGTCGAGATGGGAAAACCCATCTCAACTAACCTCATCTAGATAATCCTCACAAACATGTCctctgggtggtgatggcgccaTCATACTCTGAGCTACACACATCTTGGGTACATAGGAAAACTTTCTCAAAAAATCTAAATATCACCCCACCCAAAACTAAATTagcaaaacagaagaataaagacaGACTTGGGAGAGTAATGCGGGAAGCTCAAAAATTGGAAGCTACTCTGGTCAACATaagaagaccttgtctcagaaataaaaagcaggggctggagaacgggctcagtggttaggaactcATGTTAACTCTGGCAGAGGACTAAAGTTTTGCTCTCACTGGGTGACTCAattgcttgtaattccagctccaggggatccaaagccacCTTCTGGCATCCCAAAGGGAcctgcacacacaagcaaataccacacacacacacacacacacacactaatttaaaaaattaaagatctggcccagcggtggtggcacacacggtttaatcccagcactcaggaggcagaggcaggcggatctctgtgagacattcgaggccagcctgatctaaagagtgagtttcagaacaaccaAGACTGatttaaagagaaaccctgtctcaaaacaaacaaaaacaaaacaataaaacaaaacaacaacaacaaaatgcaaaaagacaaaaaaaatttaaaaatctgaaaaagcaaaacaaactcccAAGATAGCTGTGAATGTATGGGTTGCAAGAGATCCATGATAAACTAGGTGGAAAAGGACACATGACTGTGAATGACTTCTTGCTAAAAGATGGACTCTGTCTgcaggtgttttgtctgcaaatTCATTTGCATTCCtaaggagggcatcagatcccaagAGATACAACTGTAAACAGATGTGAGCTATCATGtatgttctgggaattgaacctgtgtcttctggaagagcagccagtgcttttaactaacCACTGTGCTGTTTCTCCAGTCCCCGGCATTTTGTTAAAATACTTGTATTTGTGTTGAGtgtagtggcacgtgcctttaatcccagcactcatgaggcgcagatttctgagtttgcggccagcctggccttcagagcaagttctaggacagccggggctacacagagaaaccctgtctcaaaaaaaccaaagaaaagtgGGATCCTTACaaagtttaaaaactactttgggAAGGAGGGTAAGATGGTTGCCAATAGTGATAACCTGAGTTCTGTCCACAGGAACTGCACAgtggaagagagaaccagctccttcaAGTTGGCCTCTTACCTCCACACTGTTGTAGCACACACAGAGAGttatttaaaaccttttaatacctagtttttgtgtgtgtatgtgtttgtgggaagggggttgaacccaggctggctttgaacctgctttgcagccaaggatgatcttgaactcctgtttccacctctcaCGTGCTGGATGCTACCATACATCCCCCATCTAtgctggaatcaaacccagggctctgtgcttgctgtgcaagcacgcTACTTGCTGGGCTACAACCCCAAACATGTCCGTATTATGTTTGTGATACAAACAATTGTTATTTAAGCAAGTGAGAAGTGGCCACATCCTTTACTTAACTCGGAGATCCGATCCAGGAGTAGAAGAGAAGAGCTCCAACTCTGAGTTCTGAAAGTACTTTGGTTTTAGCAGTTCCTTTCCTTTAGAAATAATTTCCAGTAAAATTTTGTTCCTACTGAAAAGGAACTCAATATATTGAGTCAGGTTTCTTTAATTACGTGAGCCCTGTAGATCAACCACTCTCTAGGTCAGGCCCCACTCCCAAGAGTAGTTAGACAACACAAACTAACCtgatgggaaaaagaagaaaagttaggtgggtagggaggagaggagggtacaTATGGGAGGAACTGGGGGCGGGAGGGTGAATACAATAATCGCCTtgaatgaggctggagagatggctcagcagttaagagcactagctgctcttgcaaaggacctgagtttagttcccagcacccacgcggtggctcacaaccatccatcactccagtttcaggggatctggtgccctctgctgatcccagtgggcaccaggcatgcacgtgatGCATGGacaaataaatgcacacacaggcaaaacactgatacacataaaataaatctttaaaaatatatagtctGAAATTCTAAAGACACTAGTTTTTAAAAGTGAACTCCGGCCAGGGGATGATGGAATAAggccttaatcccaacacttgggaggcaaaggcaggcggatctctgtgagttcgaggccagcctagtctacagagtgggttccaggacaaccagggctacagagagtaaccctgtctcaaaaaacaaaaagagtgaaCTCTATCCCACCATATGCAACCTGATTATAAGGTAGCACAATTACCCCCCAAGGCTGTTGGCCCTGTTATACTGGTTTGTTCAGGAGGCTCCACAGGCTCCACAGGCTCCACGCTGACTCTCTTACTCCAACCTTATGCAGCCTTACCTCGGGGAATCGATCCCACTGTCTCCGGTCATGCTGTAACTCTCTGTCCCTTCGAGGTGACTGTGCTCTCGCTGTGGCTCCTGAGTCAACACTGGCACGTGCGAGGTGTTCAAAAGTTGTGATTTGTCTGGGAAAGGCTTGGTTTCCTGATTCAGAGGGCTCTGTCTCCAGGCAGCTGGATCCATTCCTGCATCAGCAGGAGAATCTTGCAGGATCTTTGCCCCACAACTGGTTTTCCTTACAGTAGAGAATTTAAGTAAACTTCCACGAGCTGCTGCTGGGGCCTGGACACAGGCAGCGGTGGTCTCTCTTTTGTAGTTGAAACTAAATGGAGTCCCTGAATTTAGGCCAGGGCTAACAGTGAAATGAGGGTTTGAGCCGTCCCCTGAATTCGCAAACAAGCCAGCTTTGTACCAGTGCCCTTCAAGCGCCAGGGGCTCAAACCTGTCAACTGTGCTATCACTTTCGGTCAGAGATCTTCCAGTCACCGTTGGTCTTCCCAGATGATTCCGCCCGCCTCCACCTACAGAGGTGTGTCCAGGCAGTGTGTGACGAGAGTCATCATCAGTCTCAGAGAAGTCATCATCTAGGTACAGTGAACTGCAGGCCCCGTCATCCACCCCGGTGTCACTCTGGTTCAAAGCTACCTTGTCCTGCTCACTATCGGAGAACCCCTCATTTTCCAGATTGACAATCTTGGCCCCTGGGACAAACGCCTTCCTCGTTAGTTCTTCAGAGTCACCGTCTTGTCTTTCACGTGCCCTCAAATGGTTTGCCCCAACTGGGCAATCTAAGAGGCCCAGGGTTTGGAACTGGTGTACCGTCTTATCCACTGAAGGATACAAACAAAATACTGAGTCCCAAGAAGGCAGGACCTGATGCGTTTCTTTGGTTCCCAAGAACATGTCACAGTCAGAGTAACTTTTCCTTAAGATTTCAGGAATGACCTTGCTTTCCCCATCATACACGCCACCTCTCAACAAGCTTTCCCTGAAGGAACAGCACCGAGGGTGGCGAGGGTAATTTCCTGAGCCACCACTGGAGTCACTGACAGGATGGACAGGTGCCTTCACCTCCTGcttggtttctgtctctgggttatCACAGCACTGTTCTGCAAATGGCCCTTTGGCTCTAGCGTCAAAGACTCCCAAAGGACCTGAAGACCCCGCCCGCGGGAAAGACTTCTTCTCTGGCCTCACAGGACTAGGTTTCAGATGATGGCTCTTCAGAACACTGTGTCCTTTGGATACTGAGTGCCCTCGGAGACACATGCCCTGAAAAGGATTACTGATCTGTTTTTTATAAATCAAGTGGGCACCTGACATAGCTGGGTTCCCATCATGCAACTGCTGAATTTCTTTACTGGGACTTTTCATTCTGGTAGCAGGCTGGGCTTCAGAGACCTTGGGGTGCTTCTCTAGTCCTGGCTCAAGTTCATCCGCTTGGCTCCAAGCTCTTTGTCTACCCCTATGAGAAGAGCCCCGCCGGTGAGGCTTGGCAAACCTGCCCTGCCTTTTCCGAATTCCCTCTTTAGAACACTTGTGCCTGGCCGGCGGTACATCAGT harbors:
- the Stox1 gene encoding storkhead-box protein 1 isoform X1; the protein is MARPVQLAPGSLALVLSPREAGQATEKRGGRALFRAFRRANARCFWNERLAHAASRLAFLGWLQRRVLLVRAPQPCVQVLRDAWRRRALRSPRGFRITAVGDVFPVQMSPIAQCRFVPLAEVLCCTIADMNAAQVAVTRESLLEHLRHYPGIVAPSPDILHSTLGALIQERKIYYTAEGYFIVTPNTYFVTKTAKQGNKRALLSDEGCSEPTSVTYLVSVDCCAELAQENEAPVSHCPSCQCFLDTSIQDSKDPLSAEELTRKNQEGLEKPTPLSKNQVLSASEDTHICMSPKPLPFTKDKGKKFGFGFLWRSLSRREKPKIEYHSFSAQFPPKEWPVRDEDSSNNIPRDVEHAIIKRINPVLTVDNLIKHTVLMQKYEEQKKYNSQGTSTDVPPARHKCSKEGIRKRQGRFAKPHRRGSSHRGRQRAWSQADELEPGLEKHPKVSEAQPATRMKSPSKEIQQLHDGNPAMSGAHLIYKKQISNPFQGMCLRGHSVSKGHSVLKSHHLKPSPVRPEKKSFPRAGSSGPLGVFDARAKGPFAEQCCDNPETETKQEVKAPVHPVSDSSGGSGNYPRHPRCCSFRESLLRGGVYDGESKVIPEILRKSYSDCDMFLGTKETHQVLPSWDSVFCLYPSVDKTVHQFQTLGLLDCPVGANHLRARERQDGDSEELTRKAFVPGAKIVNLENEGFSDSEQDKVALNQSDTGVDDGACSSLYLDDDFSETDDDSRHTLPGHTSVGGGGRNHLGRPTVTGRSLTESDSTVDRFEPLALEGHWYKAGLFANSGDGSNPHFTVSPGLNSGTPFSFNYKRETTAACVQAPAAARGSLLKFSTVRKTSCGAKILQDSPADAGMDPAAWRQSPLNQETKPFPDKSQLLNTSHVPVLTQEPQREHSHLEGTESYSMTGDSGIDSPRTQSLASNNSAVLDGFKRRQNFLQNCDGIKKRQTLTSSSLLQLTPVINV